The genomic stretch GGCCGGGCGGACCACGCTGACGGCTCCCGAGGGCAGGCTACTCGCGGCGGCGTATGGCATCGCGACCCCGGCGGAGGGCGTTGCCGAGTCGGCGGACGAGGCGGTGGCGCTCGCCGGCCGGATCGGCGGCCCGGTCGCGCTGAAGATCGTCTCGCCGGACATCCCGCACAAGACGGACGCGGGCGGCGTACGGACGGGCCTGTCCTCGGCCGCCGAGGTCCGGGCCGCGTACACGGAGGTCGTACGGAACGCCGCCGCGTACGCCCCGGAGGCCCGCGTCGAGGGCGTACAGGTGCAGCGGATGGTGCCGGAGGGGCTGGAGGTGCTGGTCGGGGCGGTCACCGATCCGGCCTTCGGGAAGGTGGTGGCGTTCGGGCTCGGCGGGGTGCTGGTGGAGGTCCTCAAGGACGTCACCTTTCGCCTCGCTCCGGCTTCCACGGCGGACGCGGAGTCCATGCTGGACGACATCCGCGCGGCCGAGGTGCTGCGTGGCGTACGCGGCGGTCCCGCCGTGGACCGCGCGGCGCTCGCCGACCTGATCGTCCGGGTGTCCCGGCTGGCCGCCGACTTCCCCGAGATCGCCGAGGTCGACCTGAACCCGGTGTTCGCGGCGCCGGACGGGGTGCTCGCCGCCGACGTGCGCATCGTGCTCGGTGCGGAGCCGCCGCCGCGGCGCCGCCGGTACACCAGGGAGGAGATCCTCGCCTCGATGGAGCGGCTGATGCGCCCGCGCTCCGTCGTCGTCATCGGCGCCTCGAACGAGCCCGGGAAGATCGGCCACGCGGTGCTGCGCAACCTGCTCGACGGCGGTTTCGACGGCGCGGTCCACCCGGTGAACCCGAAGGGCGGCGGCATTTTGGGCCTTACGGCGTACCGCTCCGTGGCGGACGTGCCGGACGGGGCCGATGTGGCGGTCTTCGCCATCCCCGCGCCGCTGGTGCCCGCCGCCCTGGAGGAGGTGGGGCGCAAGGGCGTCCCGAACGCCGTACTGATCCCCTCCGGCTTCGCCGAGACCGGCGAACACGCCCTCCAGGAACGCCTCGTGGCCATCGCCGAGAAGTACGGGACCCGGCTGCTCGGACCGAACATCTACGGCTACTACTCCCCCGGCCGGCGGCTGTGCGCCACGTTCTGCACCCCGTACGACGTCACCGGCCCGGTCGCGCTGACCTCGCAGTCCGGCGGCATCGGCATGGCCGTCCTGGGCTTCGCGCGCGCCACCCGGACGGGTGTCTCGGCGATCGTCGGGCTCGGCAACAAGGCCGACGTGGACGAGGACGACCTGCTCACGTACTTCGGCGCGGACCCGCACACCAGGAGCATCGCGATGCATCTGGAGGACCTGAAGGACGGCCGGGCGTTCGTGGAAGCCGCGCGGGAGACCGTGCGCGAGAAGCCGGTCGTGGTCCTCAAGGCCGGGCGGACCGGCGCGGGCGCGAAGGCGGCCGGCTCGCACACCGGCGCGCTGGCCGGTGACGACGCGGTCTACGACGCCGTCCTCCGGCAGGCGGGCGTCATCCGGGCGCCGGGCCTCCGCGAGATGCTGGAGTACGCGCGTGCGCTGCCCGTACTGCCGACGCCGAAGGGCGAGAACGTCGTCGTCATCACCGGGGCGGGCGGCTCCGGCGTGCTGCTCTCGGACGCGGCCGTCGACCACGGGCTGCGCCTGATGAC from Streptomyces albofaciens JCM 4342 encodes the following:
- a CDS encoding acetate--CoA ligase family protein; the encoded protein is MLRAARAAGRTTLTAPEGRLLAAAYGIATPAEGVAESADEAVALAGRIGGPVALKIVSPDIPHKTDAGGVRTGLSSAAEVRAAYTEVVRNAAAYAPEARVEGVQVQRMVPEGLEVLVGAVTDPAFGKVVAFGLGGVLVEVLKDVTFRLAPASTADAESMLDDIRAAEVLRGVRGGPAVDRAALADLIVRVSRLAADFPEIAEVDLNPVFAAPDGVLAADVRIVLGAEPPPRRRRYTREEILASMERLMRPRSVVVIGASNEPGKIGHAVLRNLLDGGFDGAVHPVNPKGGGILGLTAYRSVADVPDGADVAVFAIPAPLVPAALEEVGRKGVPNAVLIPSGFAETGEHALQERLVAIAEKYGTRLLGPNIYGYYSPGRRLCATFCTPYDVTGPVALTSQSGGIGMAVLGFARATRTGVSAIVGLGNKADVDEDDLLTYFGADPHTRSIAMHLEDLKDGRAFVEAARETVREKPVVVLKAGRTGAGAKAAGSHTGALAGDDAVYDAVLRQAGVIRAPGLREMLEYARALPVLPTPKGENVVVITGAGGSGVLLSDAAVDHGLRLMTVPDDLDAAFRRLIPPFGAAGNPVDITGGEPPATYEATLRLGMADPRVHALVLGYWHTLATPPMVFAELTARVVAEFRAAGTAKPVVASLAGDTEVEEAGAYLFERGVVAYPYTTELPVAVLGAKYRWARAAGLLPEGGAP